GGCTTCTGATCCAGGTTCTCTCTGACCTAGGGTTGGACTGGAAGGTGGAGGACGCCATCGCGGCGGTTGAAGCGATTAAGACCAACTTCGGCCAAGTGCAAAGCGGCAGCGCCGAAGAAGTGCTTTACCGTGGCTACCAAGATTCACTGGAGCGAAACGGCAAGATTGATTTTCAGGACATGCTTCGGCTAGCCGTGGAAGGCATGCAGAACGGCACCATCGAGCCGTATCCGTTCAGGTACCTCCTGGTCGACGAATTTCAGGACACTGACCCTCTCCAATATCAGTGGATCGCCTCGCATGCTCAGGCCGGATCGATTGTGACCGTTGTTGGCGATGATGATCAGAGCATCTATGGCTTCCGATCAGCGTTGGGCTTCCGCGGAATGGAATCCTTCATTCGTCAGTTTGACGCGCAGTCAGTGGTGTTGGGCAACAATTATCGCTGCCACGCAGAGATTCTTGGGGCGGCGGACCGAATCATCCGGAATAACCGCGACAGGATCCCAAAGGAACTGGTTGCGTACAAGGGCCCCGGCGGGAAGGTTCAGTTCCAGCGGTTCGCTGACGAGTATGCCGAGGCTGTCGCAGCGATGGAGCATCTGACGGCGGCGGTAAGGAATGGCCAATCGGCGGCAGTCCTTGCCCGGACCAACCGCATTCTCGACCCCGTCGAGGCGATATGCCGATCGCATGGCGTCAAGTATTTTCGGGCGTCCGGCAAGTCGATTCTGAACCGGCCTGAGGCCGCCCTCATGTGCAATCTTCTGGAACTGGTCCAGAGGACGAAGAGTACCGGTGTGGACGCGCTGCTGTCCTTTGTCGGGATTGATACCCAAGAACTACGGCTCCTGCACAGCAAGGGCCGCGCGAATACAGAACAGCGCCAAAGAAAAGAGCTTCTGGAACTGGGCCTTTCGGAAGCATCGGCGGATCGCTATCGGGAACTTATGAAACGGCTTGTCGAGTGGCGAACGCTCTGCGACCGGCAGTTTTATTCGCTGGTGCTGGAAGGAGTGTACGAATGGATGATGCACCAGACCGACTCTGATCCTGCCCGCCGGGCCACGACCACGACGTTCGACGTACTGTCCCGGCTCAATGGTCCATTTTCCGACAGGCTGGAGTTCCTGCGCCGCAGCAACAATGAGCCGGCGCCGGATGCGTTGATCCTAACAACCATGCACAGCTCCAAGGGGCTAGAGTGGGATCGGGTATGGATCATCCGGGCCGAGGAAACCGTTGTGCCCGATGAGAAAAGCACCGAATCGGAAGAGCGTCGCTTGTTCTACGTAGCAGTGACGAGAGCACGTGAGGATCTGCGGCTATCGATGGCCAAGAAGAATCCGACCTCTCCCTTTGTCTTAGAGGCAGGCCTTGATGCGTTGACCACTACATGACGACGCAAAAGATGTAGCGCAGTGATCCGGTATTTTTGCGACCTGCAAACGGGAAAAGTGCAAGGAAGGATGACCTTGTCGTGTTTGATGAAAAGTAATCCCTAAATCGACCTGAGGGCCTTCTACTTGTCCGCCACGTACAAGTACGACTCGGCCTCGCGGATTTCCAAGGAAAAGTGAATGAGACTTCAACCAACGAAAAAAAACCTGGAGCTGCAAGACTTATACCCTGCAGGTACATAGTTGCAGTGGGGAGCCGCCAGAGACCTATCAGGCTGCTGAAGTACTCATCGCGCTAGCGATGAGTTTTTCCCCGCAAGGCGGGGAGCGCTGTTTTTCACAATCCGGAAGCCGGACGTCACTGCCTCGGCTTTTTCCGCGTTTTGGCGCCCATTCCGGCCTCATTAGCGCGATTACTGCAACTGCGGACGGATTTGTCCCAGCGAGCGCATGCGCACGAGGTGGTAGGCGGCCATGCTCAGCACAAACATCTGATCGACTTTCTTCAGACCGCGCACCATCACCTGACGCA
The Cupriavidus taiwanensis LMG 19424 DNA segment above includes these coding regions:
- a CDS encoding ATP-dependent helicase, translated to MSLEKVLAVLNPAQREVVDLRQHCLAVAVPGAGKTATIAAKTAVLLADPHVTVGAVTFSKDAAVELRERILALAGSATKRRLLAGTFHSLAYKQLGRRDGGSAPDVATDGDRTGLLIQVLSDLGLDWKVEDAIAAVEAIKTNFGQVQSGSAEEVLYRGYQDSLERNGKIDFQDMLRLAVEGMQNGTIEPYPFRYLLVDEFQDTDPLQYQWIASHAQAGSIVTVVGDDDQSIYGFRSALGFRGMESFIRQFDAQSVVLGNNYRCHAEILGAADRIIRNNRDRIPKELVAYKGPGGKVQFQRFADEYAEAVAAMEHLTAAVRNGQSAAVLARTNRILDPVEAICRSHGVKYFRASGKSILNRPEAALMCNLLELVQRTKSTGVDALLSFVGIDTQELRLLHSKGRANTEQRQRKELLELGLSEASADRYRELMKRLVEWRTLCDRQFYSLVLEGVYEWMMHQTDSDPARRATTTTFDVLSRLNGPFSDRLEFLRRSNNEPAPDALILTTMHSSKGLEWDRVWIIRAEETVVPDEKSTESEERRLFYVAVTRAREDLRLSMAKKNPTSPFVLEAGLDALTTT